One segment of Cetobacterium sp. NK01 DNA contains the following:
- a CDS encoding aminotransferase class V-fold PLP-dependent enzyme, translating to MKNITYFDNASTSYPKFKNFYEDTMNIYEKYGVNFSRNNSEKSKDAKSIKENLIKNIKTIFKTKNEVILNSSATFSLNEIILGLDYTNIKTVYISPFEHNSVYRVLKRVIKEKNIDIKVLKFHRFDLDFENMKLQFMSKKPDLIICNHASNVFGNILPVKDIFEEGKKYDAITILDATQTGGVLDFSEISISSDFIVFAGHKNLYGPSGIGGYIYNKNVHLKPLLYGGTGINSEDEDMPEELPERFEAGSPNILGIIGLKISTDELLKIGIENIKNKKQKNIRDLYDLLEEYSYDLKILSDRENNVGVISIEANDYTPQELENIFNDGGIITRRGLHCAPLAHKHMETDKNGTLRLSVGYFNDEEDLYKLTEVLESIF from the coding sequence ATGAAAAATATAACTTATTTTGACAATGCATCAACATCTTATCCTAAATTTAAAAATTTTTATGAGGATACTATGAATATTTATGAAAAGTATGGAGTTAATTTTTCACGAAATAACTCAGAAAAAAGTAAAGATGCAAAATCTATAAAAGAGAATTTGATAAAAAATATAAAAACAATATTTAAGACTAAAAATGAAGTAATACTAAATTCATCTGCTACATTTTCATTAAACGAAATTATATTGGGATTAGATTATACTAATATAAAAACAGTTTACATATCACCTTTTGAACACAATTCAGTCTATAGAGTTTTAAAAAGAGTTATAAAAGAGAAAAATATAGATATAAAAGTTTTAAAATTTCATAGATTTGATTTAGATTTTGAAAATATGAAACTTCAATTTATGTCAAAAAAACCAGATTTAATAATATGTAATCATGCATCAAATGTTTTTGGAAATATTTTACCAGTAAAAGATATATTTGAAGAGGGAAAAAAATATGATGCTATAACAATTTTAGATGCAACGCAAACTGGAGGAGTTTTAGATTTTTCAGAAATCTCTATTTCTTCAGATTTTATAGTTTTTGCAGGACACAAAAATTTATATGGGCCGTCAGGAATAGGAGGATATATCTATAATAAAAATGTTCATCTAAAACCACTATTATATGGTGGTACAGGAATTAATTCTGAAGATGAAGACATGCCAGAGGAGCTTCCAGAGAGATTTGAAGCGGGAAGTCCAAATATATTAGGGATAATTGGTCTTAAGATATCAACTGATGAACTTTTGAAAATTGGGATAGAAAATATAAAAAATAAAAAGCAGAAAAACATAAGAGATTTATATGATCTTTTAGAAGAATATTCATATGATTTGAAAATTTTATCAGATAGAGAAAATAATGTTGGAGTTATCTCAATAGAAGCTAATGATTATACCCCACAAGAATTAGAAAATATTTTTAATGATGGGGGAATAATAACGAGAAGAGGTCTTCACTGTGCTCCTTTAGCCCATAAACATATGGAGACCGATAAAAACGGAACTTTAAGATTATCAGTTGGATATTTTAATGATGAAGAGGATTTATACAAACTAACAGAGGTTTTAGAAAGTATATTTTAG
- a CDS encoding cupredoxin domain-containing protein, with translation MKIFKILGLCTLLSATLLGKEIQIVAYDWGYEPKEIVLKKDEPVKLTLVSKDGDHGLGSKELGFNLEASPGKPESVEIKPTKVGDYTGKCTVPCGSGHKKMLLKIKVE, from the coding sequence ATGAAGATATTTAAAATTTTAGGACTATGTACACTTTTATCAGCAACACTTTTAGGAAAAGAGATTCAAATTGTAGCTTATGATTGGGGATATGAGCCAAAAGAGATTGTTTTAAAAAAAGATGAACCTGTAAAATTAACTTTAGTAAGTAAAGATGGCGATCATGGACTTGGGTCAAAAGAGCTAGGATTTAATCTAGAAGCATCTCCAGGAAAGCCAGAATCAGTGGAGATAAAACCTACTAAAGTTGGAGATTATACAGGGAAATGTACAGTTCCATGTGGATCAGGACATAAAAAAATGCTTTTAAAAATAAAAGTAGAATAA
- a CDS encoding AAA family ATPase → MIFKSIILENFRPYYGKVKLEFCSGEKNITLLKAENGSGKTTLLEAIKWGLYGGNLDLTSADPKKFGASSFVNKKYLDENKNKVSAKVILNIVGKVSENSIEQEYKITREISFENDIFKGVRLDIESRDGKITSENSAIHCQEIINRLLPKEINFFVDGERLEKIAPEKENQKKAKKESIEAIEESINRVLGIKSLENAVLDTSKVYKELEKEYSESNSSNKNIVDLEKKVSAIENEYKSKLDTKAEIIKEIEVIDIEKEELNNKVNELMMISQEDEKNKKRVEFLQADKKQQENSKELIQKRYEQFLSLKGVEIISSQILKNGFRVIERKKEKGEIPSRYEKEFLEELLNLKECICGASLASHTDNYAKIVAKLENAATKENREKVSEVYFMLKNREQKNFLEIINSIKLENNKIQNKIDSIEDELDVLLKESNYDLQVELQNIKTTITNKDEIKNNLHKKIGALELEIERIEKELTSVRIEKVEAEKRDTKNKRARIKRDFAEKIMLNLETLKKYKEAQGREGLKHKIEEVYSRINKKRYSVELTENFEFKVFDTDGKEAGTSKGEAKNKALSFIGGLVYYAKELNKEKNKSELDCDGGIYPLVLDAPYGDLDNDYRLDFTKMLPILSEQVIVMVSSGQWNSTIENVVKDKIGKIYTLENERRTGIDKRYDVTRIKEEI, encoded by the coding sequence ATGATATTTAAAAGTATAATCTTAGAAAATTTTAGACCATATTATGGAAAAGTAAAATTAGAGTTTTGTAGTGGAGAAAAAAATATAACGCTTTTAAAAGCTGAGAATGGTTCTGGAAAAACAACTCTTTTAGAAGCTATTAAATGGGGATTATATGGAGGGAATTTAGATTTAACATCAGCAGATCCTAAAAAATTTGGAGCGAGTAGTTTTGTAAATAAAAAATATTTAGATGAAAATAAAAATAAAGTGTCAGCTAAAGTAATTTTAAATATAGTTGGAAAAGTGTCAGAAAATAGTATAGAGCAAGAATACAAAATAACAAGAGAAATAAGTTTTGAGAACGATATATTTAAAGGTGTAAGATTGGATATAGAATCTAGAGATGGGAAAATAACAAGTGAGAATTCAGCTATACATTGTCAGGAGATAATAAATCGTTTATTACCGAAAGAAATTAATTTTTTTGTTGATGGAGAAAGATTAGAAAAAATAGCTCCAGAAAAAGAGAATCAAAAGAAAGCAAAAAAAGAAAGTATAGAAGCAATCGAAGAATCTATAAACAGAGTATTAGGAATAAAAAGTTTAGAAAATGCTGTTTTAGATACATCAAAAGTTTACAAAGAGCTAGAGAAAGAATATTCTGAAAGCAATAGTTCTAATAAAAATATTGTGGATTTAGAAAAAAAAGTTAGCGCAATAGAGAATGAATATAAAAGTAAATTAGATACAAAAGCAGAAATAATAAAAGAAATTGAAGTTATAGATATAGAAAAAGAAGAGTTAAATAATAAAGTAAATGAGCTCATGATGATAAGTCAGGAAGATGAAAAAAATAAAAAAAGAGTTGAGTTTTTACAAGCTGATAAAAAACAACAAGAAAATTCGAAAGAGCTAATTCAAAAGAGATATGAACAATTTTTATCATTAAAAGGTGTTGAGATTATTTCATCTCAAATATTAAAAAATGGTTTTAGAGTAATTGAAAGAAAAAAAGAGAAAGGAGAAATACCGTCAAGATATGAGAAAGAATTTTTAGAAGAATTACTAAATCTAAAAGAGTGTATATGCGGAGCATCATTAGCTAGTCATACGGATAACTATGCTAAAATAGTAGCAAAATTAGAAAATGCTGCAACAAAAGAGAATAGAGAAAAAGTAAGTGAAGTATATTTTATGTTAAAAAATAGAGAACAAAAGAATTTTCTAGAAATTATAAATTCGATAAAATTAGAAAATAATAAGATTCAAAATAAAATAGATAGTATTGAAGATGAGTTAGATGTTTTATTAAAAGAATCTAATTATGATCTTCAAGTTGAGTTGCAAAATATAAAAACAACAATTACGAATAAGGATGAGATAAAAAATAATCTTCATAAAAAAATAGGAGCTTTAGAATTAGAGATAGAAAGAATTGAAAAAGAATTAACTTCAGTTAGAATTGAAAAAGTAGAGGCTGAGAAAAGAGATACAAAAAATAAAAGAGCAAGAATAAAAAGAGATTTTGCAGAAAAAATAATGTTAAATCTTGAAACTTTGAAAAAATATAAAGAAGCTCAAGGAAGAGAAGGATTAAAGCATAAAATAGAAGAGGTTTATTCTCGAATAAATAAAAAGAGATATAGTGTTGAATTGACAGAAAATTTTGAATTCAAAGTTTTTGATACAGATGGGAAAGAAGCTGGAACGTCAAAGGGAGAAGCAAAAAATAAAGCTTTAAGCTTTATTGGAGGATTAGTTTATTACGCAAAGGAATTAAATAAAGAAAAAAATAAGTCTGAGTTAGATTGTGATGGTGGAATATACCCTTTAGTGTTAGATGCTCCATATGGTGATTTAGATAATGACTATAGATTGGACTTTACTAAAATGTTACCAATTTTATCGGAGCAGGTCATTGTAATGGTTTCATCAGGACAATGGAATTCTACAATAGAAAATGTTGTTAAAGATAAAATAGGGAAGATATATACATTAGAAAATGAAAGAAGAACAGGAATAGACAAAAGATATGATGTTACAAGAATAAAAGAGGAGATTTAA
- a CDS encoding EAL domain-containing protein, with the protein MIIKRILLVFFLIFKFIVSMDIYIPKNQSEKKYLEKIREKKLILGIKNDYFADDKIGNESLNDIIEELLRDYLQLNIEIKKGNWNTIYDEFKNHNIDIINFLTKTENREKFAVFSNKILDEELVVISKDKNLNAPEDLNKVEVYVTKNTIYEKFLERYKRKNELYNMKIIRVDDVNTQNVKYIADTNLNAVGESNKLNISRLPETSIAIRKEHEKLKDIIDKALEEKYNKRIDDWLKARREFVFKNKFLNSLTAEEKYYLENLSPLKIAYGNIENVSSYSFKDKKYVGVLPSLLNCLFKKLGINIVQEESLKKLEWTNVYESFNNGEVNILTLSKTAEREKKFIFTKKIYDLNVYQIENLKNSLKKRKIGVIKNSIEESVAKDHYLKDSIKVYSNRDRMIADLKNNRLTAILSLNSDIYDKIKYNIKIFESVPINLALAKDKVVLRDILNKAILEMVDLKDILKISDLNRKKEILHEQEKHKKLISLVISSCLILLILVAYQSFKVIIHKKKNNELLKDELTGLYSRRLFNEFCKKNSNLSGCTLLLDLNNFKTLNDTYGHDYGDQVLVEVGKLLKDSFKNDYIFRISGDEFYIFSCYSVNIKFKIKKLETLFKNSELMKKYNISFSLGYYIKREKDSMSYAFKYADLAMYSAKKMKKNWSEEATYDFIKINKRKKIIENMMNISIDTEFYPVFQEKYDLKNGRIIGAEALTRWENKLLGQIYPDEFIPISETLGLIYKIDYKIAEEAIKKTKELLTEKLIEKDFRMSFNMSIETLKRKDVVKYIFDLLGKYSLSGDNLEIEITESTFLEDVEDVVEKLNKFRKMGIYISIDDFTAGYSTVGLLTTLPIDVVKFDKSLISSINDDSERGKNVYLGLNNMIKSLKLKVVAEGIEEKEQFEFLKKIGVSYGQGYYFGKPQRKLKNI; encoded by the coding sequence ATGATTATAAAAAGAATACTGTTAGTTTTCTTTTTAATTTTTAAATTTATAGTCTCAATGGACATATATATTCCTAAAAATCAAAGCGAGAAAAAATATCTTGAAAAGATAAGAGAAAAAAAATTAATATTAGGAATAAAAAATGATTATTTTGCTGATGATAAAATAGGAAATGAATCGTTAAATGATATTATAGAGGAATTATTGAGGGATTATTTACAACTTAATATAGAAATAAAAAAAGGAAATTGGAATACAATTTATGATGAGTTTAAAAATCATAATATAGACATAATAAATTTTTTAACTAAAACTGAAAATAGAGAAAAGTTTGCAGTTTTTTCAAATAAAATTTTAGATGAAGAGCTAGTTGTAATATCTAAAGATAAAAATCTAAATGCACCAGAAGATTTAAATAAAGTAGAGGTATATGTAACTAAAAATACAATTTATGAAAAGTTTTTAGAAAGATATAAAAGAAAAAATGAACTTTATAATATGAAAATAATACGTGTTGATGATGTGAATACACAAAATGTAAAATATATAGCAGATACAAACTTAAACGCAGTTGGAGAGTCTAATAAATTAAATATAAGTAGACTTCCAGAAACATCAATAGCAATAAGAAAAGAGCATGAAAAATTAAAAGATATAATAGATAAAGCATTAGAGGAAAAATATAACAAAAGAATAGATGATTGGTTAAAAGCACGTAGAGAGTTTGTCTTTAAAAATAAATTTTTAAACTCCTTAACAGCGGAAGAGAAATATTACTTAGAAAATTTAAGTCCTTTAAAAATAGCTTATGGAAATATTGAAAATGTAAGTAGTTATTCTTTTAAAGATAAAAAATATGTTGGAGTTTTACCAAGTTTATTAAATTGTTTATTTAAAAAGTTAGGTATTAATATAGTTCAAGAGGAGAGTTTAAAAAAATTAGAATGGACAAATGTCTATGAAAGTTTTAATAATGGAGAGGTAAATATACTCACTCTTTCTAAAACAGCAGAAAGGGAAAAAAAGTTTATATTTACTAAAAAAATATATGATTTAAATGTTTATCAAATAGAAAATTTAAAAAACTCTTTAAAGAAAAGAAAAATTGGTGTTATAAAAAATTCTATAGAAGAAAGTGTTGCTAAAGATCACTATTTAAAAGATAGTATTAAAGTTTATTCAAATAGAGATAGAATGATTGCAGATTTAAAAAATAATAGATTAACAGCAATACTATCATTAAATTCAGATATTTATGATAAAATAAAATATAATATTAAAATATTTGAAAGTGTGCCAATAAATCTTGCCTTGGCTAAAGATAAGGTAGTTTTAAGGGATATTTTAAATAAAGCTATATTGGAAATGGTTGATTTAAAAGACATTTTAAAGATATCGGATTTAAATAGAAAAAAAGAGATATTACATGAACAAGAAAAACATAAAAAATTAATCAGTTTAGTCATTTCAAGCTGTTTGATTTTACTTATACTAGTAGCTTACCAAAGTTTTAAAGTTATAATACATAAGAAGAAAAATAATGAACTATTGAAAGATGAATTAACAGGTCTTTATAGTAGAAGGCTTTTTAATGAGTTTTGCAAAAAGAATAGTAATTTGTCAGGATGTACTCTTCTTTTGGACCTAAATAATTTTAAAACTTTAAATGATACATATGGACATGACTACGGAGACCAAGTTTTAGTGGAAGTTGGAAAACTTTTAAAAGACTCTTTTAAAAATGATTATATCTTTAGAATTTCAGGAGATGAGTTTTATATATTCTCTTGTTATTCAGTGAACATAAAATTTAAAATAAAAAAATTAGAAACTCTTTTTAAAAATTCAGAATTGATGAAAAAATATAATATATCATTTAGCCTGGGATATTATATAAAAAGAGAGAAGGACTCTATGAGTTATGCTTTTAAGTATGCAGATCTTGCAATGTATTCAGCAAAGAAAATGAAAAAGAATTGGTCAGAGGAAGCTACATATGACTTTATAAAAATAAATAAAAGAAAAAAAATAATAGAAAATATGATGAATATATCTATTGATACAGAGTTTTATCCAGTATTTCAAGAAAAATATGATTTGAAAAATGGTAGAATAATAGGTGCAGAGGCTTTGACAAGATGGGAGAATAAATTATTAGGTCAGATATATCCAGATGAATTTATTCCTATAAGTGAAACTTTGGGTTTAATTTATAAAATTGACTATAAAATAGCAGAAGAGGCTATAAAAAAGACTAAAGAACTTCTTACAGAGAAATTAATAGAGAAAGATTTTAGAATGTCTTTTAATATGTCTATTGAGACTTTAAAGAGAAAAGATGTTGTAAAGTATATATTTGATTTGTTAGGAAAATATTCTTTAAGCGGAGACAATCTTGAAATAGAGATAACAGAGAGTACATTTTTAGAGGATGTAGAGGATGTTGTAGAAAAATTAAATAAATTTAGAAAAATGGGAATTTATATATCTATTGATGACTTTACAGCGGGATATTCAACAGTAGGTTTACTTACAACTCTTCCAATAGATGTCGTTAAGTTTGATAAGTCTTTAATTTCAAGTATTAATGACGACAGTGAAAGAGGAAAAAATGTTTATTTAGGTTTGAATAATATGATAAAAAGTTTAAAGCTTAAAGTTGTAGCAGAAGGGATAGAAGAAAAAGAGCAATTTGAATTTTTAAAAAAAATAGGTGTTAGCTACGGTCAAGGATATTATTTTGGTAAACCGCAGAGGAAACTAAAAAATATTTAA
- a CDS encoding queuosine precursor transporter, with translation MMMNGMLLQNEMLWIIKLFLSFIIVLGAYKCFGKTGLFIWIPISMFIASVEVMVLVKLFGLHASLGNIPYASAFLVTDILSEKYGEKEAKKAIWIGFFTNIVIAFMINFALMFTPEADGLEMHSNLKSIFGLFPRFMIVGLVSYAISQHVDIYLYKVLKEKFPKHLWVRNNGSTMVSQLVDNILFTTLAFTGIFSFEVMFEIFLSTYILKWIVAAMDTPFLYLATKMDSKKSLC, from the coding sequence ATGATGATGAATGGAATGTTACTACAAAATGAGATGTTATGGATAATAAAACTATTTTTAAGTTTTATAATAGTTTTAGGTGCTTATAAATGTTTTGGAAAAACGGGACTTTTTATTTGGATTCCAATATCTATGTTTATAGCAAGTGTTGAGGTAATGGTTTTAGTTAAACTTTTTGGTCTGCATGCTTCACTAGGAAATATACCTTATGCCAGTGCATTTTTAGTTACGGATATACTTTCTGAAAAATATGGAGAAAAAGAGGCTAAGAAAGCTATTTGGATAGGATTTTTTACTAATATAGTTATAGCATTTATGATAAACTTTGCTCTTATGTTTACTCCAGAAGCTGACGGATTAGAAATGCATAGTAATCTAAAATCAATCTTTGGATTATTTCCAAGATTTATGATAGTAGGACTTGTGTCTTATGCAATATCTCAACATGTGGACATATATTTATATAAGGTTTTAAAAGAGAAGTTTCCAAAACATCTATGGGTTAGAAACAATGGAAGTACTATGGTAAGTCAACTAGTGGATAATATTTTATTTACAACTTTAGCTTTTACTGGAATTTTCTCTTTTGAAGTTATGTTTGAGATATTTTTAAGCACATATATATTAAAATGGATAGTTGCAGCTATGGATACACCGTTTTTATATTTAGCAACTAAGATGGATTCAAAGAAGAGTTTGTGTTAA
- a CDS encoding thioredoxin family protein — protein sequence MLPRLEELSKEYKNSKFFPIDIKKNPEVAGEFLVFITPVLIIYYDGIEILKRARFFSISEIKNELEKFLEKIL from the coding sequence ATGCTCCCTAGGTTAGAGGAGCTTTCTAAAGAGTATAAAAATTCTAAATTTTTTCCAATAGATATAAAAAAGAATCCTGAAGTGGCAGGAGAATTCTTAGTTTTTATAACACCTGTTTTAATTATTTATTATGATGGGATAGAGATACTAAAAAGAGCAAGATTTTTTTCTATTTCTGAAATAAAAAATGAACTTGAAAAATTTTTAGAAAAAATCTTATAA
- a CDS encoding DEAD/DEAH box helicase family protein: MFEILDLKTSYRSDNDDIYCDFFEKCLKNSISYDRAVGYFTSDSLCLLLEGVENLIKNNGLMRVVTSPKLSEKDLETIKKLDDIEVINLKIEKELEKFYSGKEEDITKIFSWLLSKNILQLKIAYQKNHFGIYHEKFGIFRDIKNNKIAFSGSVNETIGGMSRNFESIDVYSSLDGKKDLERVENKEKDFEKLWANETNKIEVIDLSEAIKKNIISKAPTDEEIKVILNKKYKKNLLKGLSKPEWLIVREYQSEAFKNWKNNNFKGILEMATGSGKTLTALNIMTEISKEKRMFFIVVCPQTYLVRQWSEEIKEFGIKSIICNSENKNWKDEINRKLFLLNENQEDVVVAVVTNKTLQNISFLRAVRRIKKEIMIVVDECHNIGSSSFEEFLEKEELKKISLRLGLSATPDRQGDQKGNEIIEKYLGNVVFQFSLEDAIKGEFLTNYKYYPYFVTLTEDEEREYIELSKKISSMSFSKSSNIKDKKKESTPLEMLLFKRARLLNLTSNKIDKLLEIIDEDSFNNLIYVGAGKSKSEYEDTEQKFIDKTMDIISKKLNFKLMKFTSQESKEEREEVIGKFVKKDINAVVAIKCLDEGINIPSIERAYILGSTGNYREYVQRRGRILRKASGKDIAEIHDFLIVPRSYENYEPIQDSNFNYEKKLVEGELKRLQEYNSLALNKNRNENELKKIKEFYGI; encoded by the coding sequence ATGTTTGAAATATTAGATTTAAAAACATCGTATAGAAGTGATAATGATGATATTTATTGTGATTTTTTTGAAAAATGTTTAAAAAATTCAATTTCTTATGATAGAGCTGTAGGATATTTTACAAGTGATAGTTTATGCTTATTGTTAGAAGGAGTAGAAAATCTTATAAAAAATAATGGTTTAATGAGAGTTGTAACGTCTCCTAAATTATCTGAAAAAGATTTGGAAACTATAAAAAAATTAGATGATATAGAAGTAATTAATTTGAAAATAGAAAAAGAATTGGAAAAATTTTATTCTGGAAAAGAAGAAGATATTACAAAGATATTTTCTTGGTTACTTAGTAAAAATATACTTCAATTAAAGATAGCTTATCAAAAAAATCATTTTGGAATTTATCATGAGAAGTTTGGGATATTTAGAGATATAAAAAATAATAAGATAGCTTTTTCAGGATCAGTTAATGAAACTATTGGAGGAATGAGTAGAAATTTTGAATCGATAGATGTTTATTCATCGTTAGATGGAAAAAAAGATTTGGAAAGAGTAGAAAATAAAGAGAAGGATTTTGAAAAACTTTGGGCTAATGAAACAAATAAAATCGAAGTAATTGATTTAAGCGAAGCAATCAAAAAAAATATAATTTCAAAAGCTCCAACAGATGAAGAAATAAAAGTAATTTTAAATAAAAAATATAAAAAAAACTTATTAAAAGGTTTATCTAAACCAGAGTGGTTAATAGTTAGAGAGTATCAAAGTGAAGCTTTTAAAAATTGGAAAAATAATAATTTTAAAGGAATATTAGAAATGGCGACTGGAAGTGGAAAAACATTAACAGCTTTGAATATAATGACAGAAATATCTAAAGAAAAAAGAATGTTTTTTATAGTAGTTTGTCCTCAAACATATTTAGTAAGACAGTGGTCAGAGGAAATTAAAGAATTTGGAATAAAATCTATAATTTGTAATTCAGAAAATAAAAATTGGAAAGATGAAATAAATAGAAAACTATTTTTACTAAATGAAAATCAAGAAGATGTTGTAGTTGCAGTTGTGACAAATAAGACATTACAAAATATCTCTTTTTTGAGAGCAGTAAGAAGAATCAAAAAGGAGATTATGATCGTAGTAGATGAATGTCATAATATTGGAAGTTCTAGTTTTGAAGAGTTTTTAGAAAAAGAAGAATTAAAAAAAATATCTCTGAGGCTTGGATTATCAGCTACACCAGATAGACAAGGAGATCAAAAAGGAAATGAAATTATAGAAAAATATTTAGGAAATGTTGTTTTTCAATTTTCTTTAGAAGATGCTATAAAAGGTGAATTTTTAACAAATTACAAATATTATCCTTATTTTGTAACTTTAACAGAGGATGAAGAGAGAGAATATATAGAGCTGAGTAAAAAAATATCTTCAATGAGTTTTTCTAAATCTTCAAATATAAAGGATAAGAAAAAAGAGTCAACTCCTTTAGAGATGCTTTTATTTAAAAGAGCTAGATTATTAAATTTAACGAGCAATAAAATAGATAAATTGTTAGAAATTATTGATGAAGATAGTTTTAATAATCTTATATATGTTGGAGCTGGAAAAAGTAAAAGTGAGTATGAGGATACCGAACAAAAGTTTATAGATAAAACAATGGATATCATATCGAAAAAATTAAATTTTAAACTTATGAAATTTACATCTCAGGAATCTAAAGAGGAGAGAGAAGAGGTAATTGGAAAATTTGTTAAAAAAGATATAAATGCAGTTGTAGCTATAAAATGTTTAGATGAGGGAATAAATATTCCGTCAATAGAAAGAGCTTATATTTTGGGAAGTACAGGGAATTATAGAGAATATGTTCAAAGAAGAGGAAGAATATTAAGAAAAGCCAGTGGTAAAGATATAGCAGAAATACATGATTTTTTAATAGTTCCTAGAAGCTATGAAAATTATGAACCTATACAGGACTCTAATTTTAACTATGAAAAAAAATTAGTCGAAGGTGAATTAAAAAGACTTCAAGAATATAATTCGTTAGCTTTAAATAAAAATAGAAATGAAAATGAATTAAAAAAAATAAAAGAGTTTTATGGAATATGA
- a CDS encoding nucleoside hydrolase produces the protein MKRIIIDCDPGIDDSLALILALKSPELDVIGITICAGNVPVEIGGVNAYRVLKLLKREDIPIYLGDNNPIKRELVTAQDTHGDDGVGDILPEVNIPKDTIKLGAVDYLIETLKDSDDISIIALGPMTNLAKAVEREKDILKRAERIVSMGGAFRTNGNCSQVAEFNYWVDPESVNIVFENIDKPIELIPLDVTRKIVLTPNYREYLKLMKNEIADFIYNITGFYVDFHWMQERTLGCVINDPLAVAYFIEPNLCNGVLTHLECVENGRAIGQTLIDIGDFYRKTPNVFINTEVDEKRFFELFFNRVFPENKKDNEIVLKGY, from the coding sequence ATGAAAAGAATAATTATTGATTGTGATCCAGGAATTGACGATTCACTGGCACTTATTTTAGCACTGAAATCACCAGAGCTAGATGTTATTGGAATTACTATTTGTGCTGGAAATGTTCCAGTGGAAATTGGAGGAGTTAATGCTTATCGAGTTTTAAAGTTGCTAAAAAGAGAGGATATTCCTATTTACTTAGGAGATAATAATCCGATTAAAAGAGAGTTAGTAACAGCTCAAGATACTCATGGAGATGATGGAGTTGGAGATATTTTACCAGAAGTTAATATTCCAAAAGATACCATTAAATTAGGAGCTGTGGATTATCTTATTGAAACTTTAAAAGACAGTGATGACATATCTATAATAGCATTAGGTCCAATGACAAATTTAGCAAAGGCTGTGGAGAGAGAAAAAGATATTTTAAAAAGAGCTGAAAGAATTGTTTCCATGGGAGGTGCTTTTAGAACTAATGGGAATTGTTCACAAGTAGCTGAATTTAACTACTGGGTAGATCCAGAATCAGTAAATATTGTTTTTGAAAACATAGATAAGCCAATAGAACTTATTCCGCTAGATGTAACTAGAAAAATAGTTTTAACGCCGAACTATAGAGAGTATTTAAAGCTGATGAAAAATGAAATAGCTGATTTTATTTATAATATAACAGGATTTTATGTTGACTTTCATTGGATGCAAGAAAGAACTTTGGGGTGTGTTATAAACGATCCTTTAGCAGTAGCTTATTTTATAGAACCAAATCTATGTAATGGAGTTTTAACTCACTTAGAATGTGTTGAAAATGGAAGAGCTATTGGGCAAACACTTATAGATATTGGAGATTTTTATAGAAAAACACCAAATGTATTTATAAATACAGAGGTAGATGAGAAAAGATTTTTTGAGCTTTTCTTTAATAGAGTTTTTCCTGAAAATAAAAAAGATAATGAAATAGTGTTAAAGGGGTATTAA
- a CDS encoding GNAT family N-acetyltransferase, which translates to MIEIKEFKAGDLNILWNINRNAFRRSLIKETYEDFKNIAENSVGKVIFLEKEIIGAIFLKEQDNCGTFKVKKLFICPKYQNRGLGYFILTHLSEEDNSIKKIELDIDESSLKAKTFCEKMKKEI; encoded by the coding sequence ATGATAGAAATTAAAGAGTTTAAAGCAGGAGATTTAAATATTCTTTGGAACATAAATAGAAATGCATTTAGAAGAAGTTTAATAAAAGAAACATATGAAGATTTTAAAAATATAGCAGAAAATAGTGTTGGAAAAGTTATTTTTTTAGAAAAAGAGATTATTGGTGCAATATTTTTAAAAGAGCAAGATAATTGTGGAACATTTAAAGTTAAAAAACTTTTTATTTGTCCAAAATATCAAAATAGGGGGTTAGGATATTTTATTTTAACTCACTTATCTGAAGAGGATAACTCTATAAAAAAAATAGAGTTAGATATAGATGAAAGCAGTTTAAAAGCAAAAACATTTTGCGAAAAAATGAAAAAAGAGATTTAG